In Streptomyces liangshanensis, the DNA window CTCGCACTCCGAGGCCTGGCGGCACAGGTTGGCCTCGACCTTGGAGAGCAGCCTGGCCAGCTCCGCGCGCTCGCCCTCGTCCAGGCCGGCCAGCGTGTGGTCCTCCAGCTCGCTCCACGCGTCCTTGACCTGTGAGGCCAGCGCGCAACTCTCGCGGGTCGACTCGACCAGGACCGCCCGCCGGTCCAGGGGGTCGGACGTCCGGGTCACGTAACCGGCCTGGTCCAGACGCTGGAGCATCTTCGTGACCGTCGACGGATCCAGGTCCATCGCCTTGATCAGCTCCGCCTGGCGCACCGCACCCTCGTTCCACAGGTGCATCATCAGGAACTCCTGGCCCGGATAGAGCCCGGTGCGGTGCAGCAGCTTGCCCGCCGCGATGCGGTGCAGGCGGGAGATCCGGGACAGCGCGTTGCTGACCGGGCTGCCGCGCATCCCACTGGGGGCGTCGTGCGCACCGCCGGGCACCGCGGCCGTGACGCCGCCCGAAGCGGGCCCGTCACCACCAGAACCGGGCGCTGCGCCCGTACACGCGGGGTCGTCGGAAGTCATGTCCTCCAGCTTAGCTTGGTCGGCCAAGGAATGAGCTAGAGTGACACGCGGTTGTTTACTTGGCCGACCACATACCGTGCCGTCGGCCCACCGCGCCCTTGGAGTCCTCATGACCACCGCGTTCGACCCGATCGACCTCTCGGGTAGGCAGCTCGCCAACCGCATCGCCCTGGCGCCCATGACCCGGAGCCGTTCGTACGGCCCCAGTCACGCGCCCACCGACGCTGTCGCCGAGTACTACGGCCAGCGGGCCTCGGCCGGTCTGGTGATCACCGAGGGCATCCAGCCCTCCGTCGTCGGGCAGGGCTACCCGGACACCCCCGGACTGCACAGCGCGGAGCAGATCGCGGGCTGGCGCAAGGTCACCGACGCCGTGCACGCCAAGGGCGGCACGATCTTCGCGCAGGTCATGCACGCCGGCCGGATCGGCCACCCCGACCTGCTGCCGGACGGCCTGATCCCGGTCGCCCCGTCCCCGATCGCCGCGAAGGGGCAGGTCTACCTGCACGACGGCCCGAAGGACTTCGTCACGCCCCACGAGCTGACCTCCGACGAGATACGCGCGACGATCGGCGACTTCGTCACGGCGGCCCGCAACGCGATCGACGCCGGTTTCGACGGGGTGGAGCTGCACGGCGCCAACGGCTACCTGATCCACCAGTTCCTGGCGGACACGACCAACGCGCGCACCGACGAGTGGGGCGGTTCCGTCGAGGGCCGTACGCGCTTCGCGGTCGAGGTCGCGCGCGCCGTCGTCGCCGAGATCGGCGCCGACCGCACCGCGATCCGCATCTCGCCCGGAAACCCGCTGAACGACATCGGCGCCGAGTCCGGACTGGAGGACACCTACACGGCGTTGGTCCAGCAGTTCGAGACGCTCGGCCTCGCGTACGTGCATGTGGTCGAGTACAGCCGCGAGTTGACGCTCGTGCTGCGCAAGCACTTCTCCGGGACGCTCGTCCTCAACGCCAAGACCGAGGGACCCACCAGCCCCGAGGAGCTCAAGCTGATCGAGGACGGCGTCGCCGACCTCGTCTCCTTCGGCCAGCTCTTCCTGGCCAACCCGGACCTCCCGGCCCGGCTGAAGGCCGGCGGCCCGTACAACACCCCCGACCCGTCCACGTTCTTCGGCGGTACGGAGAAGGGCTTCACGGACTACCCGGCGCTGGCGGTCTGACCGCAAGGGCCGACATGGCTCGGGTACGGGAGGGGGCGGGGGCGGTCGTCGTGACCGGCCCCGCCCCCTCCCGTACTCACCAGGACCAGGACTCCCCGGCGCTCACCAGGTCTCCTCGACCGCCCGCGCCGCCGCCTCCAGGCACACCTTGACCCCGCTCTCCGCGAGCGCCGCGCCCAGCGCGAGGAGCGACTTCCGTACGGCGTCCTCGGTCGCGTCGGGGCCGTAGTGGTTCACGCGGACCATCTCCGACGCGAGCGCGCCACCCCCCGCGACCAGCGGAAGCGACGCGTCCGAGGCGAGCGCCTTGGCCACCACCTCCGCCGCGTCGACCCCGGCGGGCACCCGGATCGTGGTGGCCACCGGAGCGGCCGCCGCGTCCTCGCCCACGAACGGCACGACCCCGCCGCCCAGCGCCCGCGCACCCGCGCGCGCCGCCCGCGACGCCGCCGCGTGCCGGGCCGTCACCGCGCCGAGGCCGTCCTCCTCGATGCGCTCCACGGCCGCCTCCAGCGCCAGCATCTCCAACTGGGCGGGCGCGTGGGGGAGCGCGCGCCGGCCGGTGTCGATCCAGCGCTCCTTCCAGTCGAGGAGCGAGAGGTACGAGTGCCGCGGCGCGCGCGGATTCGCGGCGAACCGCTGCCAGGCGCGCTCGCTCACCGACACCACCGACACCCCGGCCGGCCCGCCCATCGCCTTCTGCGCGCCGATCACGCACAGGTCCACGCCCCAGGCGTCCGGGAGCAGCGGTTCCGCCGCCACCGACGCGACCGCGTCGAGCATGAGGAGAGCTCCGTGCGCCCGGACGACCTCGCCGATCTCCGCGACCGGGTTGGTGTTGCCGGTCGCCGCCTCGGCGTGCACCAGCGACACGAAGTCGGTCTCCGGGTGGGCGGCGAGCGCCTGCTCGACCTGCGCCGCGGTGACCGCCGTGTCGAAGGGCACCGCCAGGTCCACGACCTTCGCGCCGCAGTCGCGCAGCCAGTTCCCGAAGGTCTGGCCGTACGGTCCCGTCACCACGTTCAGCGCGGTCGAATCCGGCCGCGCGCCGCCGCGGATACACGCCTCCAGGGGGAGCAGGGCCTCGCCCTGCATGATCACGACGTCGTTGTCCGTCGCGAGGAGGGCGGCGACCCGCCGCTCGATGGTGGCGAAGTGCGCGGCGGTCAGCGGGGCGAGGCCCAGCAGCGGATGTGTCACGGGGGGCTCTCTCGGCAGGGGACGCGGAGGTTCTGTTCGACCCCACCGAGGATACTCACCGCTCCGCGTGGCCTCCTGATCGTCCTCGTGCGGGGCTTCCCCGGGGCGTGATCGCCCCAGTGCGGGGCCGACCGGCGCGTGATCACGCCCACGCGGGGCTGACCGGCGCGTGATCGCGCTCGTACAGTGCTGTCCATGCTGTCCATGAGTGATCACGCGGTGCTGCGGGTGAAGGGGCGGGTGCTCGTCGGCCCCGAGGAGGTCAGGGACGAACTGTGGGTGGTCGGCGGCCGCGTCACCTACACCCGGCCGCCCGGCGCCCGGGACGTCCGTACGGTCACGGGCTGGGTCCTCCCCGGGCTGGTCGACGCCCACTGCCATGTCGGGCTCGACCACCACGGCGCGGTCGACGCGGCGACCAGCGAGAAGCAGGCACTCGGCGACCGGGACGCGGGCACGCTGCTGCTCAGGGACGCCGGGTCGCCGGCGGACACGCGGTGGATCGACGACCGGGAGGACCTGCCCAAGATCATCCGGGCGGGCCGGCACATCGCGCGGACCCGGCGGTACATCCGTAACTTCGCGTACGAGATCGAGCCCGACGACCTCGTCGCGTACGTCGCTCAGGAGGCCCGGCGCGGGGACGGCTGGGTCAAGCTCGTCGGCGACTGGATCGACCGGGAGGAGGGCGACCTCACCGCGTGCTGGCCGCGCGGGGCGGTGGAGGCGGCGATCGCGGAGGCGCACCGGCTGGGCGCCCGCGTCACCGCGCACTGCTTCGCCGAGGTCGCGCTGCGGGAGCTGGTCGAGGCGGGCATCGACTGCGTCGAGCACGCGACGGGGCTCACCGAGGACACGATCCCGCTGTTCGCCGAGCGGGGGGTCGCGATCGTGCCGACCCTGGTCAACATCGCCACGTTCCCGCAGCTCGCGGCGGGCGGCGCGGGGAAGTTCCCCCGCTGGTCGGCGCACCTGAACCGGCTCTACGAGCGGCGGTACGACACCGTCCGCGCGGCGTACGACGCCGGCATCCCCGTCTTCGTGGGTACGGACGCGGGCGGCGCCCTCGCGCACGGCCTCGCCGCGGCGGAGGTCGCCGAACTCGTGACGGCCGGCATCCCGCCGCTGGACGCGCTCTCCGCGACGACGTGGGCCGCCCGCAGGTGGCTGGGCCGTCCCGCCCTGGACGAGGGGGCGCCCGCGGATCTGGTGGTCTACGACGAGGATCCGCGCGCGGACGTACGGGTGCTGGCCGCGCCGCGGGTGATCGTGCTGAACGGGCGTGTGGTCGGCTGACGGCTTCACCGGGGCGCCGGGTTGACGGAGCGTGACGTGCGGCTCGGCGTCTCGTTGAAGCACTTCACGTGGTCCGCGCTCCGGTGCGACCGGCGCACCACCCTGACCGTGTCATATGCGGCGTGGCGGGGAACGCGTGCGCCAGCGGAATCGAACCTTCTGCCGGAAACCCCCCTTTGGGGTGAACTCACCCCAGGTGTCTGTCAGTTCACTCTCAGTGCGTAAAGATTCCGGTGTCTCAGTCGCCGCCGCCGCGTGTCCCCGTGTCGGTGAACCGGCGACACCATGTCTCTTGTGGGGGTTCCACCCTTGAACAGCAACACCTTCCGCATGCCCGCACGCCGTCGCGCCGCGGTGGCGGTCGCCGCCGCGCTGACCGCCGGTCCCGTCCTCCTGGCCGCTCCCGCGCAGGCCACGGGCGTCATCGACGGCGAGGGCCGGGCGACCGCGGTGGTCCTGCGGACCGGGCTCGACGTGTCCCTGCTCAACAAGACGGTCAACGTGCCGCTGCGGGCCGCGCTCAACGACGTGAAGGCCCCCGCCGACGCGGACCGGACGACGCTGACGGTCGAGCTGGAGGGGGTCGAGGGCGGGAAGCCGGTCGACGTCCTGCGCGCCGACGTCGCCACGTCACGGGCCACGGTCGACGACCGCAAGGCGGAGGGGTACGCGAACCTCGCCCGCGCGAAGGTGCACGTCCCCGGGCTGCCGCTGCTCCCGCTGATCGAGGTCGAGCAGGTCACGTCCAGGGCGGTCTGCGAGACGGGGAAGCGGCCGGTGGCCGAATCCAACGTGCTGGGTTCCGTGACGGTCCTCGGCAAGCGCGTCACCCTGTCCGCGGGCGGCCCGACGCGCGTCGACGTCCCCGGCGTCGGCAAGGTGACGCTGGACCTGTCGGAGAAGAGGACGACGTCCCGTACGGCGGCGGCGGTGGCGCTCCGCCTCCAGGTGGCGGTCAACCCGCTGAACCTGAACGTCGCGGACGTCCAGGGCGAGGTGACCCTGGCGGAGGCGACGTGCCGCTCGCCCAAGGCGAAGGCGGAGCCGTCCCCCTCCCAGGCGCCCGCGAAGCCCACCCCGAAGCCGGACGTGAAGCCGCAGACGGAACACCTGGCGGAAACCGGCGGCAGCTCGACGACCCCGTACCTGGCAGGCGGGGCGGTCCTCCTGCTGGCCCTGGGCGCGGGCGGACTGGCCCTGGCACGGTCGCGCCGCCGGTAACAGGGGCGGCGGTCCCCCGATCCGAAGCGGCGCCCGCGGGCCTCACGGGCCGGTGAGGCCCGCGAAGTCAGAAACCGGGCCGCGGGGGAATGTCCGATCGCACGAGGCGGACTCGCGCGGCTGGTATGTGGCCGGGCAGGTAGAGGAATCCGTTGCCGTTGTCGATGAGCAACTCCTCGTCGATGCCGTCCACGGACCACAGATCGACCGGCCCGCCGGTGTTGTTGATCTGGAGGAAGAAGTCCGCTGTCTCCTCGCCCGGGCAGACGAAGATCCCCTCCACCTCGGGCCGGCGGCTGCCGGCGATTCCCGGTGCGGCGCCCATCCGGGTCCAATCCAGGCCGTGTTGTGCGATCGACCGCCGGTTGCGCACGGACGAAACGTGGAAGAAGTTCTGCGTATCGAACACGCCAGGAGTATAGGAGGCGGTGAGGCTTCCTCCCCGGGGCGAGGCGGCCGGCTCCAGGGGGGATGAGAAGGATGGAACGACGAGCGAGAGCGGTCGTCACGGGATCGGCGCTGTTTGCCCTTTCCCTTCTCGGCGCGGGATGTACCCCCGGTCCGAAAGGTGTTCTCGCCGTCGAGCGGACGGCGGACGGGGAGGTCGGTCTGCTCGTCGCGGAGTGCCCCGGCTACCAGGCCCGCATCTTCTCCGTCCTGGCCGACGACGAGGGTGAAGCCTTGCTGAGCTGGGCTGTGTTCAACCTGAGTCGGACGAAGTCCCTCGGCGGTGTACGGCTCTTCGCACCCGCGCCCGAGGGGTGGGAGACGGACAGGGACAACCTGAAGAAGCTGGCCGAAGGTGTGCCGTACGTCGCGAAGGTCGACGGGTCGGTACGCGAGCGGGGGCTCGACGGCAGGGTCGCCTTCACCCTCGACGACCTCGACGGCGTCAAGAAAGGCCAGGTACTGATCGCGGACGGCGACGGTGCCAAGGCCGTGGATCGCGAGGACTTCCTCCGGCCCGACTCGGACCGGTGCGAACCCTGACCGCTTTGTCACGGTGACATGGCTCGACGAGGGTCCCCGCTTCCCAGCGGGGACCCTCGTCGAGCCATGTCACCCCGTGAGGCGACGACCTCCCGCTACGCTCCCGTTGCCACCAACGCCTGGTCCAAGGCCTGGAGGAAGCGGTTGGTGGTGGCGCGGTCCCGGACCGCCACGCGCAGCCACCTCTCGTCCAGGCCCGGGAACGTGTCCCCCCGCCGCGCCGCGAACCCCAGGGAGCGCAGGCGGGTGCGGACCGCGTCCGCGCGGTCCGTCCGGAGCAGGACGAACGGCGCGGTCGCCGCCGGGACGACCCGTACCTCCTCGAACTCCGCCAGCCCCGCGAGCAGGTGCCGGCGCTCCACGGCGATCAGGCACGCCGCCTCCTCCGCCTCCGCCAGCGCCGAGGGCGTCATGCACGCCTCCGCCGCCGCCAGCGCGGGCGTCGACACCGGCCACAGCGGCTGCGCCCGCTCCAGCGCCGCGACGGTGTCCGGCGCGGCCAGGACGTACCCGACCCGCAGCCCCGCCAGGCCCCAGGTCTTCGTGAGGCTGCGGATCACGACCAGGCCCGGCACGTCCACGCGCCCGGCCAGCGCCTCCGGCTCGCCCGGCACCGCGTCCATGAATGCCTCGTCCACGACCAGCGTCCGCCCCGGCCGGGCCAGTGACGCGATCGTCGCGGCCGGGTGGAGCACGGACGTCGGGTTCGTGGGATTGCCCAGGACCACCAGGTCCGCGTCCTCCGGGACGGCCGCCGGATCGAGCAGGAAGCCGTCCGACGCGCGGAGCAGGACCCGCCGTACGGTGTGCCCCGCGTCCCGCAGCGCCGCCTCCGGCTCGGTGAACTGCGGGTGCACGACCACCGGCCGCCGCACCGGCAGCGCCCGGGCCAGCAGGACGAACGCCTCCGCCGCCCCCGCCGTCAGCAGCACCCGCTCCACCGGCAGCCCGTGCCGCGCCGCGACCGCCGCGCGGGCCGCCCGCCCGTCGGGGTAGGCGGCGAGCCCGGTCATCGAGTCGGCGATCCGGGCGCGCAGCCACGCCGGGGGAGTGCCGGCCCGGACGTTGACCGCGAGGTCGACGAGCGCGCCGGAGCAGTCCCGTACCTCGGCGTCGCCGTGATGCCCGAGGTCATGGAGGTCAGCGCGCGTAGACATGGCTGCCACAGGCCTGCTCGTCGCCGTGCAGAGAGGGGTCGGCGGGTATGGGGGTCACCGGGCTCCTTCCGAGTGCCACCGGGTCCGCCGGGGGCGTCAGGACGCGCCCCGCGGAGTACCGCGTGGCCGCTGTTGTCTACCGTCTGCACCTGCGTCGTGTCCAGGCCATCCCGTTACACCCGGCCCGTCGGCACGGGCCACCGCGCACGTCGCGGAGGCGGGCCGGCCCGCGGGCCGGGAGGCGCGTTTCGGTACGAGCAGCTCACCGCCGCGGGCCAGCGCCGCGGCCTCCGCGACGGACGGGGTGCCGAGGGCGGCGAGCGCCGCGGCGGACGGGTTCGGTACGGCGACGTCCGCGAGGAAGGCCGCCGCGTACCCCCGTACCGGCACTCCGAGGCGCGCCGCCGCGGCCGTGATCCCGGTCTCACCGGCGCGGGTGTCGACGGTGGCCAGTTCCACGACGTCGCCCGCCGCGAGCCCGGCGTCCCGCAGGGTTTCCGCGATCAGGCGCAGGATTTCGCCAGCCGCGACGCCCGGCCGGGCCCCGACGCCGACCACCAGCGGAGACCCCGGATGTGCGCCGGAGGGCCCTGATCGGCTAAGCAGGGGCCCATGGCGGTCTTCGTCGCGCTCGGCGCGTTCCTCATGACCCTCTTCGGAGGCTGGACGGCGCAACGCGTCACCGACCGCCGGCACCTGGTGCTGGGCCTGGCGGGCGGGCTGATGCTGGGGGTGGTCGGGCTCGACCTGCTGCCGGAGGCGATGCACGCGGCGGGCCAAGAGGTCTTCGGCGTCCCGCAGGCGCTGCTGCTGTTCGTGGGCGGTTTCCTCGTCGCCCATCTGGTGGAACGACTGCTGGCCGTCCGCCAGGCGTCCCACGGCGCGGACCCGAAGGAGAGCGAGGCGCTCGACGGCCACGACGGCCATGCCCACGCCCACGAGCGCGTGCCGCAGGTCGGGCTGACGGCCGCCGCGGCGATGGTCGGTCACAGCCTGATGGACGGCATCGCGCTGGGCGCGGCCTTCCAGATCGGCGGGGGCATGGGCGCGGCGGTCGCGCTCGCCGTCGTCGCCCACGACTTCGCCGACGGCTTCAACACGTACACGCTGACCAGTCTGTACGGGAACGACCGCCGCAAGGCGGTCATGATGCTCGTCGCGGACGCCGTCGCGCCGGTGGTCGGCGCCGCGTCCACGCTGCTGTTCACGCTCCCCGAGGAACTGCTCGGCAGCTACCTCGGGTTCTTCGGCGGCGCCCTGCTCTACCTGGCCGCCGCCGAGATCCTGCCCGAGGCGCACCACGAGCATCCGGCGCGCTCCACGGTGCTGTGCACGGTGGTGGGGGTCGCGTTCATCTGGCTGGTGGTGGGCATCGCGGGCTGAGCGGTACGTCACGCCGCCCGCCCCGCCGCCGGCCCCGCCCGCCACCCCGCGCACCCCGCCGTACGTCATCCCGCGCACCGCTCCACGAACCGCCGCGCCATCAGCGGTGTCGCCGCCCAGTGCGTGTGCAGGTAGCTGGCGTGCACTCCTTGTTGTACGAAGCCCTCCAGCCGCCGTTCCGGGTGGACCACGCCCCAGGCGGGCGCCGCGCCCGCGCCCGGCTCCAGGACCGTGCGGTGGAACTCGTGCCCCCGTACCCGCGTCCCCGCGACGGCCAGCGCGCTGTCGCCGACCGCCACCGCCTCCCGGTAGCCGAGCGTCAGCCGTCCCGACATCCGCCCGTCGGCGTCCAGCACCCCGCACATCGGCTTCCCGTCCAGCGACCGCGCGAGGTACAGCAGGCCCGCGCACTCCGCCGCCACCGGCGCCCCGGACAGGGCCAGCTCCGAAACGGCCTTGCGCAGCGGCTCGTTGGCCGACAGCTCCGGCGCGTACACCTCGGGGAAGCCACCACCGATCACCAACCCGCTCGTCCCGTCGGGCAGTTGTTCGTCCCGCAGCGGATCGAAGGGGACGACGTCCGCGCCGGCCGCCGCGAGCAGCTCGGTGTGTTCGGCGTACGAGAACGTGAACGCGGACCCGGCGGCCACCGCCACCACCGGCCGGGAGCCGACCGGTTCGGCCTCCGGGGACCACGGGGTCACGTCCAGCGCGGGCGCGCTGCGCGCCAGGCCCAGCAGCGCCTCCAGGTCGCACCCCGCCCGCACCCGCCCGGCCAGCTCGCGCATCGATTCCACCGCGTCCGCGCGGCGTTCGGCGACGGGCACCAGGCCGAGGTGGCGGGAGGGCGTGCTGACCTGCTCGGTCCGCCGGAGCACCCCCATCACCGGCACGCCCGACCCGTCCAGCGCCTCGCGCAGCAGCAGTTCGTGCCGGTCCGAGGCGACCTTGTTGAGGATCACCCCGCCGATCCGCACCTCCGGGTCCCACGACGCGAAGCCGTGCACCAGCGCCGCCACCGAGCGGGACTGCGACGAGGCGTCCACCACCAGCACCACCGGGGCGCGCAGCAGCTTCGACACCTGGGCGGTGGAGGCGAGTTCGCCCTGCCCGGACGCGCCGTCGTAGAGGCCCATCACCCCTTCGACGATCGCCAGGTCGCACCCCGCCGCGCCGTGCGCGAACAGCGGCCCGATCAGGCCCGTACCGCTCATGTACGCGTCGAGGTTGCGCCCCGGCCGCCCGGAGCCGCCCGCCGAGACGGCGAGCGTGTGATAGCCGGGGTCGATGTAGTCGGGCCCCACCTTGTGCGGGGACACGGCGAGCCCGCGCTCGGAGAAGGCCGCCATCAGCCCGGTCGCGACCGTCGTCTTCCCGCTGCCCGACGACGGCGCGGCGATCACCAGGCGGGGGACACTCACCACTCGATGCCCCTCTGGCCCTTCTGTCCCGCGTCCATCGGGTGCTTGACCTTGGTCATCTCGGTGACGAGATCCGCGAACTCCACCAGTTTCTCGGGGGCGTTGCGGCCGGTGATGACCACGTGCTGGGTGCCGGGACGGTCGCGCAGCACCTCGATGACCTCGTCCGTGTCCACCCACCCCCAGTGCAGCGGGTACATGAACTCGTCGAGCACGTACAGCTTGTGGGTCTCGTTCGCCAGGTCGCGCTTGACCTGTTCCCACCCCTCGCGCGCCGCCTCCTCGTTGGAGAGCTGGCTGTCGCGCTGCACCCACGACCAGCCCTCGCCCATCTTGTGCCAGGCGACGGAACCGCCCTCGCCGCTCGCCCCCAGCACCTTGAGCGCCTGCTCCTCCCCGACCTTCCACTTCGCCGACTTCACGAACTGGAACACCCCGATCGGCCACCCCTGCGTCCACGCGCGCAGCGCCAGGCCGAACGCCGCCGTCGACTTGCCCTTGCCCACGCCGGTGTGGACGAGGACGAGCGGGCGGTTGCGGCGCTGGCGGGTGGTGAGTCCGTCGTCCGGTACGGTCTCCGGCTGTCCCTGCGGCATTACGCGGCCCTCCGTCGGTTGCCCTGCACGCCCTGCGTGCCGTGTGCGCCCTGTGCGCCCTGCACGTCCCTGACCAGCCCCGCGATGCTGTCGGCGCGCAGCTCGTCCAGGGTGATGCACGTGCCTTCCAGGTCGCCGGCGAGTGTCCCGGCGAGCCCGAGTCGTACGATGCCCGACTCGCAGTCCACGACCACCGAGGCCGTCCCCTCCGACGCGTGCAGCCGCGCGGCGCGCGCCGCGAGCGCGACCGGATCGGCGCCGCCCGTCGCCCGGCCGTCGGTCACCACGACGAGCAGCGGCCGGCGCGCGGGATCCCGCAGCCGCTCGACCCGCAGCACGTCGTGGGCCTTCAACAGCCCGGCGGCCAGGGGAGTCCGGCCCCCGGTCGGCAGCGACTCCAGGCGGGCCGCGGCCGCGTCCACGGACGACGTGGGAGGCAGCGCCACCTCGGCGTCCTTGCCCCGGAAGGTCACCAGCCCGACCTTGTCCCGGCGTTGGTAGGCGTCCAGCAGCAGCGAGAGCACCGCGCCCTTCACCGCGCTCATCCGCCGCTTGGCGGCCATGGACCCGGAGGCGTCGACCACGAACAGCACGAGGTTGCCCTCACGCCCCTCGCGGGTCGCCTGCCGCAGGTCGTCCTTGCGGATCACCAGGCCGGTCCCGCTGCGGCCCCGGGCCCGCTGGTGCGGGGCGGCGGCCTGCACGGTCGCGGCGAGGTGCAGCTTGGTCAGCGCGCCCCGGGGCCGCCGGGACCCGGTGGTCCTGCCGTGTTCGGTCCGCGCGCGCGAGCGCCGCCCGGCGGCGCCCTCGCCGAGGCCGGGGACGCTGAGCGTCTTCGTACGGTACGGCTCACCGGCCTGTACGGCGGCCTGCTCACCGCCGCCCGGGCCCCCGGTCCCGGGGCGGGGCGACTCCCCGGGCGCGTCGCCCTCCCCGGACCCGGAGTCCTCCGGCGCGTCGGAACCGCTGTCGGGGGCCGGACCGCCGCCGCCGTCCCCGGGGCCGCCGCCGTCCCCCGGCCCGTCGGGCTCGGGATCGTCGTCCTCGCCCTTGAACTCCTCCAGCGTGTCGTCGAGTTTGTCCTCGTCCAGCCCCGGCGCGTCGAACGGGTTGCGCCGCCGCCGGTGCGGCAACGCGAGCAGCGCCGCCTGCCGGACGTCCTCCGCGAGCACGTCCGTACGCCCGGCCCACGCGGCCAGCGCCGTCGCGGTCCGCGCCATCACGATGTCGGCGCGCATCCCGTCCACCTCGAACGCGGCGCACGTCGCGGCTATCTGCAGCAGCGCCGCGTCGCCGAGCCGTACCTCGGGCAGCAGGGCCCGCGCGGTCACGATCCGCTCGCGCAGCGCGGTCTCCTCCCCGGCCCAGCGCGCCGCGAACCCGGCCGGGTCGTCGTCGTACGCGAGCCGCCGCCGTACGACCTCGACCCGCGACTCGGGCTCCCGGGACGCGGCGACCTCCACGGTCAGCCCGAACCGGTCGAGCAACTGCGGCCGCAGCTCCCCCTCTTCGGGGTTCATCGTCCCGACGAGCAGGAAGCGCGCAGCGTGCCGTACCGAGACCCCCTCGCGCTCGACGTACGAGGCGCCCATCGCGGCGGCGTCCAGCAGCAGGTCGACCAGGTGGTCGTGGAGGAGGTTGACCTCGTCCACGTACAGCACCCCGCGGTGCGCGTCGGCGAGGAGCCCCGGCTCGAAGGCCTTCACGCCCTCCGACAGGGCCCGTTCGATGTCGAGCGCCCCGACGAGCCGGTCCTCCGAGGCCCCGACGGGCAGCTCGACCATCCGCGCGGGCCGGGGGGTGCCCGGACCGCTCTCGTGCGGGCCGTCCGGGCACCGCGGGTCGGGCGAGGCGGGATCGCAGCTGAACCGGCAGCCCGCCACCACGTCGACCTCGGGCATCAGCGCGGACAGCGCCCGCACGGCGGTGCTCTTCGCGGTGCCCTTCTCCCCACGGACCAGCACTCCACCGACCGCGGGACTGACGGCGTTGAGGAGCAGCGCGAGCCGCAGATCGTCCATTCCCACCACGGCGGTGAACGGAAAGGGGGTACTCATAGGGCTCCTTCGCGTGCGATCGGTATGGGCCGGGCTGCCGGCCGGGTCAGGACGAGGGACGCCGGACCCGGGCCGGACGGCGTCATGGCGCACCGGGCGGGACGAACGGCAGCCCCCCGGGGGCGCCCTCCTCGATCAGCCGCCACAGCGCGTCCGTGTCCGCGTGTTCCTCCACCAGGTCTCCCAGCAGGTCGAGCTGCTCCTCCCGCAGCGCCCCGAAGCTCGTGTCCGGCGCCGGTACGAACCGGCGCCCCGCCTCGCGCGCGACCTCCGTGAGGAAGCGCCGCCGGAACGCGTCGTTCTCCAGCACCCCGTGCCAGTGCGTCCCCCGCACCGACCCCACCCGGCACCCGTCCAGCGCCGTGCCGCCCGCGTCGGAGACGAAGGCGGAGCCGCCGTCGACCTCCGCGACGCCGTGGTGGATCTCGTACCCCTCCACGGACTCGCCGAGGGCCACGCCCACCGGCCGCCCCAGCGTCTTCGCGCGCGCGAACCGCACCCGTACCGGCAGCAGTCCGAGCCCGGCCACGACCCCCGCCCGCGACTCCACCTCGTCGTCGATCAGCTCGCCCAGCACCTGGTAGCCGCCGCAGACGCCCAGCACGGGACGGCCCTCCGCCGCCCGGCGGGCCAGCGCGTCCGCGAGGCCGCGCTCCCGCAGCCAGGCCAGGGCGCCCACCGTGCCGCGCGTGCCGGGCACGACCACCAGGTCCGCGTCCGCCACCTCCTCGGCCCGGTCCACGAACCGCACGACCACGCCCGGTTCGGCCGCCAGCGCGTCCACGTCGGTGAAGTTGGACATCAGCGGTACGGCGCACACGGCGACCCGCAGGACGTCCTCGCCGTACGGGGCGGACGCCGCGGACTCCCGTACCGCGCCGCGCAGCGACACCCGCAGCCCGTCCTCCTCGTCG includes these proteins:
- a CDS encoding cobyric acid synthase, with protein sequence MRGRGGLGGGLLVAGTTSDAGKSVVTAGICRWLVRQGVKVAPFKGQNMSLNSFVTREGAEIGRAQAMQAQASRVEPTALMNPVLLKPGGDRTSQVVLMGRPVGEMSARGYHGGRQEALLGTVLECLAELRRTYDAVICEGAGSPAEINLRRTDIVNMGIARAARLPVVVVGDIDRGGVFASFFGTTALLSPEDQALVAGYVVNKFRGDVSLLEPGLEMLRGLTGRATLGVLPWRPGLGIDEEDGLRVSLRGAVRESAASAPYGEDVLRVAVCAVPLMSNFTDVDALAAEPGVVVRFVDRAEEVADADLVVVPGTRGTVGALAWLRERGLADALARRAAEGRPVLGVCGGYQVLGELIDDEVESRAGVVAGLGLLPVRVRFARAKTLGRPVGVALGESVEGYEIHHGVAEVDGGSAFVSDAGGTALDGCRVGSVRGTHWHGVLENDAFRRRFLTEVAREAGRRFVPAPDTSFGALREEQLDLLGDLVEEHADTDALWRLIEEGAPGGLPFVPPGAP
- a CDS encoding putative cobaltochelatase, with protein sequence MSTPFPFTAVVGMDDLRLALLLNAVSPAVGGVLVRGEKGTAKSTAVRALSALMPEVDVVAGCRFSCDPASPDPRCPDGPHESGPGTPRPARMVELPVGASEDRLVGALDIERALSEGVKAFEPGLLADAHRGVLYVDEVNLLHDHLVDLLLDAAAMGASYVEREGVSVRHAARFLLVGTMNPEEGELRPQLLDRFGLTVEVAASREPESRVEVVRRRLAYDDDPAGFAARWAGEETALRERIVTARALLPEVRLGDAALLQIAATCAAFEVDGMRADIVMARTATALAAWAGRTDVLAEDVRQAALLALPHRRRRNPFDAPGLDEDKLDDTLEEFKGEDDDPEPDGPGDGGGPGDGGGGPAPDSGSDAPEDSGSGEGDAPGESPRPGTGGPGGGEQAAVQAGEPYRTKTLSVPGLGEGAAGRRSRARTEHGRTTGSRRPRGALTKLHLAATVQAAAPHQRARGRSGTGLVIRKDDLRQATREGREGNLVLFVVDASGSMAAKRRMSAVKGAVLSLLLDAYQRRDKVGLVTFRGKDAEVALPPTSSVDAAAARLESLPTGGRTPLAAGLLKAHDVLRVERLRDPARRPLLVVVTDGRATGGADPVALAARAARLHASEGTASVVVDCESGIVRLGLAGTLAGDLEGTCITLDELRADSIAGLVRDVQGAQGAHGTQGVQGNRRRAA